A stretch of the Perca flavescens isolate YP-PL-M2 chromosome 10, PFLA_1.0, whole genome shotgun sequence genome encodes the following:
- the ubxn1 gene encoding UBX domain-containing protein 1 encodes MAELTTLESLLEMGFDRNRAEKAVAHTGNQGIEQAMDWLMEHENDPDIDEPYVPPVGNVLGGDADSQSTTEQPSLADTAEGRAGEDGSYDDNEESAKMPMSEEEKLEQVKRLEELMRVKQAERRERERAEELEREKQRRRQGQELQQIRQKLQDDDMKKLADQRRKEKMEDKMARQRVKDKIARDREERAQKFGGGAPPSTAAMSQPAPPSPSSPTSHGPPPTKKEYDESRIQVRLLDGSTITAVFKAQEPLAAVRVYVQVNGNTPEGQDFTLLSPYPRHVYTELDMEKPLKELGLVPSAVLVVIKK; translated from the exons ATGGCAGAGCTTACAACACTAGAGAGCCTGCTGGAGATGGGCTTTGACAGAAACAGAGC GGAAAAGGCAGTGGCCCACACAGGGAACCAGGGAATAGAACAAGCCATGGACTG GTTAATGGAACATGAGAACGACCCAGACATTGATGAGCCCTATGTGCCGCCTGTGGGGAACGTCCTGGGAGGAGACGCAGACAGCCAGTCCACCACAGAACAGCCGTCACTAGCAGACACCGCTGAAG GGAGAGCAGGTGAAGACGGCAGCTACGATGATAACGAAGAGAGTGCAAAGATGCCAATGTCAGAGGAGGAGAAACTTGAACAAGTTAAAAG GCTAGAGGAGCTGATGCGAGTGAAGCAGGCAGAGAGACGAGAGCGAGAGCGGGCAGAAGAGTTGGAGCGGGAGAAGCAGCGAAGGAGACAGGGCCAAGAGCTGCAGCAGATTCGTCAAAAGCTGCAGGATGATGATATGAAAAAACTCGCTGATCAGCGCAGAAAAGAGAAGATGGAGGACAAAATGGCCAG GCAACGGGTTAAAGATAAGATTGCacgagacagagaggagagagcacaAAAG TTTGGAGGTGGTGCACCCCCGAGCACAGCGGCAATGTCCCAACCTGCCCCGCCCAGCCCCTCGTCACCCACCAGTCACGGCCCTCCACCCACTAAGAAGGAGTATGATGAGTCCAGGATACAG GTACGTCTGCTGGACGGCTCGACCATCACGGCGGTCTTCAAGGCCCAGGAGCCGCTGGCGGCAGTGCGCGTGTACGTGCAGGTGAATGGCAACACACCTGAGGGTCAGGACTTCACGCTGCTCTCGCCCTACCCCCGTCACGTCTACACCGAACTGGACATGGAGAAGCCCCTCAAAGAACTGG GTTTGGTGCCTTCAGCTGTGCTGGTTGTTATTAAAAAGTGA